The following DNA comes from Meleagris gallopavo isolate NT-WF06-2002-E0010 breed Aviagen turkey brand Nicholas breeding stock chromosome 13, Turkey_5.1, whole genome shotgun sequence.
ATTGTGAAGAAGTTTCAGAGCAGGTAAAGATGTCAATGCATACAAAATCTGGTTGAATAAATGTATAACTTGCTGAATAGAGAATATATCTGACTTGTCAGTTATGGGTGAAGGATCTGTGTTACTCTGAAAGTAGATGGAGAGGATGCTGTGAGATCTGTCCCCTCCAGACTCTGACAGAGCTAGAGAAAGAGGCTAAGGATTTCAAGAACAGTGAGACTTcatagctagaaaaaaaaaaagcagctatcAAAGATGAAAGCATTAAGAAACAGGGAAGTATACAAGCTTTATGGTCATCTAAGTATGTGTCTATAAAGTAACAGAGTTTAATGTAGAGGCTGTCCTTACAAGCGCCTGCAATTCAGTAAAGCAACAGAGCAAAGGCAGAGCTGGtgtgtgcagccctgtgctctgaGCGATGCTGTGCCCTCCTGTGTGGCGGAGGCACATGGTGCCCTGTGGTACCTCATCTGAATGGAGCCCCAGCTGCAGGTGTGCAGAGTACTGCATAGACCTTTAACCTTTAGCCAGTGTCAGTGATGGTATCAGCACTTCTTTCCACACAGGGCATTTCTGCTGCCTCAGCAGTTGCCTTAGAACAAACAGACCACAGCTGTGAGTTCACGTGTGAAAAGCAGTGACTTCGCAAACTGCCCGTCTGTCCCTAGCCCTGCCTGGGAGGGAGCGGGCCTTTAGGAATGGGTAACAAGGCAGCGCTCCGGGAATGTTACAGCACTGGCTCGTTGTTAAGATGCACGAGATTAAGGTTTGCTTTATTTACAAAAGGAGCAGCCGTTCTGCTCGAGGTAGGCGGCGGGGTCAGGCCGCGCGAAGTGAGCCGCTGCGCCTTCCCGCCCTTCCGCTCCGGCCGCTCGCCATTGGCCCTCGCCCGGCGCGGCGCTCGCCCATTGGTTGCGGGAGTCGCCCCANNNNNNNNNNNNNNNNNNNNNNNNNNNNNNNNNNNNNNNNNNNNNNNNNNNNNNNNNNNNNNNNNNNNNNNNNNNNNNNNNNNNNNNNNNNNNNNNNNNNGCGCGGCCCGGCCCCACGGAGGTAACGCGTGGGGACCCCTGTGCCCGCAGAACAAGCGTTCCCACCGGCAGCACGGCtctcccctccctgcagcccctaGGTCACAACGCAGGACGTTCCCCTCCATGCCCGCTcccatccagcagcacagcccccagtgCAGGGTCCGTGGGCTCCTCTCGGCCCTGCTCTGGCGGGGGCACCCCTGGCCCAGTCTCCTCTGTCTGCGTGGGATGCGGTGCGAGCACAGGGCTTTGTGGGGATGGCTCTTCCTCACTGGGCGGCAGCTCTGCCTCCTGTGGTGGCAGGACAGGGGCCAGCAGCTCCCTTACAGCGTTCACATCAACGCAGCCCAGGTGGCCGTAGCGCTGCAGCTGGGCCGGGGGGATGCCTATGGGACACAGAGAGAGGGGTGGGCACAGCcctccagcacagtgctgctaaCACTGCATCCCATGGTGACAGCAGCATCTCCCACTTTCTTCCTCCCCACAGTGGAGTCTTACCCAGCACCTGTGCGATCTGAGCCGGGGGGAAGAGAACCTGGAGGCAGCGATTCAGGTAAGGAAGCAGATCCTCCAGGAATGCTATGCAGAACTGGACAAAGAGCTCCTGCTCGCGCCCGCTGAATGCTGCCTCCTCTGCCCGGTGGAAGGCCAGAATTATTTTGGTCACCTGGGGCAGAGAACAGAGTCATTAATTCCCAGATAACAATCCCCAGGCAAATCTAAGGGCCTGGAGAACCTCACACATGAAACAGCCGCTTCCCTTTCATAGCACCAGGCCCAAGGCAGCATTTTGGGCACAGAAATCATCCTCATTTGCAGCTGCTCTGTTTCGCCAACACAAAGTAGGAGCCTgggtgcagccccagcacctcACCTTGCCAAGGGCATCCTTCAGGCAGGCAGCCACATCCTGCGCCAGGGCGATGGGGCAGCACAGCCGCAGGTCGTTGAAGGCAACAAGGAGGCCATTGAGGAAGCAGGCAAGGGGCGGAAAGTCCAGCAGCACCATGGGTGGCTGCAGTGTCCCTGGCTGGGCTGAGGGCACTGGCACCGCTGCGgcactgcccagcacagctggggcagagATGAGCGTGTAGGAATTCATCTCCTCCTGGAACTTCTCCACCGCCTCCTCCACTGCCTTGCTGAAGGTGGTGGCAGCGACACGCTGGAAGATGGGGGCCAGCTGCCCACGGAAATCAGCCCCCACCCTGCTAAAGGAGAGGCCAAAGTACATGCACTGCCCCAGCAGCGAGTCCAAGCGGCCGCCCACCCCTCGCTGCAAGTCGCGCTCCAGCACCTGCAGGAACTCAGAGACCTTCTGCAGCACCCAACCATGGAAGATGGCCCCCTCGTTGAGGGAGGGCTGCTCGGGGGCCAGGAGTGGCTCCTCATCAGAGAAGATGGCACGATACTGTGTGATGATGTCAAAGAGATGGACGCGGCAGGCCTCGACTGTCTTGGTGAGGTGGAAATAGGGGTCATCCTCGGGGATGGAGGCCTGGATGGAGCGCAGCCAGGCGTCCCGTGCCTGCAGGAACTTGATGCGCAGCTCAGCCTCTGTGAAGACATCCATGCGCCGCAGATAGCCGATGACTCGCAGGCAAGTGGGCAGAGGGATGTTGGTGCGGAGCTGCTGGATGAGCTCATTCAGCATCAGCTGAGTGGACTGCCGCACTTCAGCCACAATTCCCTGTGAGGAGAGAGCCTCAGTGGTGGTATCAGTGGGCTGAGGCCAACTGCACGAGcctcaacaagaccaagtgccaggtcccacactttggtcacaacacCCCCTGCATCAAGAAATATGGAGCTGTGGCATTTGGGTCTAAGCGGTCATGGCAGGGATGGGTTGACAGTTAGACTCGGTGATCACAGatcttttctgaccttaatgaCCTTTCTGACCTTTGCCTGTGGGACAGCCATGCAGCAGGGGCAGCATGGCCCTACCTGGATGACGGGGATGCTGCTGTACTTCTTCTCCAGCCGGCGTACATAGGCCGCCAGCTCCAGCGCCTCCTCATAGTAGCGGTTACGCACACAGGTGTCCATGAGCTGCGGGATCTCCAGGATCTCTAGGATCTCTGTGTGCCGGTTCAGTGTCAGGCTGTTCATCCGCCGGCTGCAGGCAATGGCCTCGGCATCACGCATGAAGTTCCTGTGGGGCCAGGAATGATCAGCACAGGGTGGGTGGAGGGGGACACCCTGGGACCTCCTTAGTTACTCTCCTGCTCTGCTACTGACCCCGATCTCAACACCGGGCCGGCACTGGCCCCACGGCCTCAACTGCCCCCAGCCTCACCCACCTCCAGTCCTTCCCGCGCCTTCTCAGCTCTGTCCCCAGCGCCCCCGAGCCTGGCCCATCCCGCTCACCGGCAGGCGtcctgcagggcaggcaggcgCTCCAGCAGGCTGCCTAGACGGCTCTCGATGCCACCGAAGCCGCGGCCGGCGCGCCCGGTGCACTCCGCGGAGCGAATGAAGGCGCGGTAGTGCTCGAAGGCCAANNNNNNNNNNNNNNNNNNNNNNNNNNNNNNNNNNNNNNNNNNNNNNNNNNNNNNNNNNNNNNNNNNNNNNNNNNNNNNNNNNNNNNNNNNNNNNNNNNNNGCGGGTCGCGCTCGGTGGGGCCGGGCTCAGGGCGCCGCTTCCCCCGCAGAAAGCCATCGACCTGGTGACCAAAGCCACCGAGGAGGACAAGGCCAAGAACTACGAGGAGGCGCTGCGGCTGTACCAGCACGCCGTGGAGTACTTCCTGCACGCCATCAAATGTGAGCGGGGGGGCGCGGGGGGCGCGGGGCTGGCGGG
Coding sequences within:
- the COG8 gene encoding conserved oligomeric Golgi complex subunit 8 yields the protein LAFEHYRAFIRSAECTGRAGRGFGGIESRLGSLLERLPALQDACRNFMRDAEAIACSRRMNSLTLNRHTEILEILEIPQLMDTCVRNRYYEEALELAAYVRRLEKKYSSIPVIQGIVAEVRQSTQLMLNELIQQLRTNIPLPTCLRVIGYLRRMDVFTEAELRIKFLQARDAWLRSIQASIPEDDPYFHLTKTVEACRVHLFDIITQYRAIFSDEEPLLAPEQPSLNEGAIFHGWVLQKVSEFLQVLERDLQRGVGGRLDSLLGQCMYFGLSFSRVGADFRGQLAPIFQRVAATTFSKAVEEAVEKFQEEMNSYTLISAPAVLGSAAAVPVPSAQPGTLQPPMVLLDFPPLACFLNGLLVAFNDLRLCCPIALAQDVAACLKDALGKVTKIILAFHRAEEAAFSGREQELFVQFCIAFLEDLLPYLNRCLQVLFPPAQIAQVLGIPPAQLQRYGHLGCVDVNAVRELLAPVLPPQEAELPPSEEEPSPQSPVLAPHPTQTEETGPGVPPPEQGREEPTDPALGAVLLDGSGHGGERPAL